A part of Streptomyces sp. NBC_01451 genomic DNA contains:
- a CDS encoding glycoside hydrolase family 3 C-terminal domain-containing protein, which translates to MTAQTPPSPPFRDPQLPIAKRIDDLLSRLTLDERVAFLHQFAPAVERLGVAAFRTGQEALHGVAWMGPATVFPQSVGLGATWNEELVHRVGEAVSKEVRAMRARDDRVGLNVWAPTVNLLRHPLWGRNEEGYSEDPKLTSAIATAYTRGLRGDHPVYWRTAPVLKHWLAHNNETDRATASSSVRPRVLHEYDLRAFRETVEAGAVAGVMPAYNLVNGRPNHVSPHLGDQLRTWTDEDLLICSDAGAPSNLVDSEHYYDTHEEATAASLLAGVDSFTDHGTDSSKIVARLRGALSQGLLTEEDIDRAVRRQLSVRFRLGEFDPRDDPYADTSDFDTPAHRALAQEAAEQAVVLLKNDAGTLPLAPGTRVAVVGLLADECKVDWYSGTLIHRSTPLEALYDRFGAEHVEFAEGVDRVRLRTSAGTFLHVPPAEDAPDVARGAEGALDPALLAGRTDLPALTADADGTEFALIDWGEGVLTLRAPDGRYLSVAEDGRVRASADQPGGWIVQETFRLEPHGSPGSQGSHVNRHLLRHIGTGRHVSVAADGAKVVDENETPPEIFELIIAERGEESVKSVAARADVVVVVAGNDPHINGRETEDRTTLRLPAHQQRLLDAARAANPRTVLALTSAYPYAVDVADIPAALWTAHGGQAAGTALARVLAGDVSPAGRLPQTWYADDADLPGLLDYDIIGSRQTYLYFEGTPLFPFGHGLSYTSFAYADLTAGTADDGTLRVSFTVTNTGDVTADEVAQLYTRAPDSPVTRPRRELLAHRRITLTPGESATVSFELPLGCLEFWDVAIGARRLAPGPYELLAGASSEDIRARTTVRLAGTLSLPRPVRQRGLAAADFDEQSGAEIVDRTKVSGDSVTPAGAGEAELLYRDCDFGAGVTEVTVEVAGEGVVEVVLDGGDKATVLTPAATAGPYDYTTVRAALTTDGVRDVRLRLRGPLRLAHVGFSG; encoded by the coding sequence GTGACCGCACAAACGCCGCCTTCGCCGCCATTCCGCGATCCGCAGCTGCCGATCGCGAAGCGCATCGACGATCTGCTGTCGCGCCTCACCCTCGACGAACGGGTGGCGTTCCTGCACCAGTTCGCGCCCGCGGTCGAGCGCCTGGGCGTCGCCGCCTTCCGTACCGGACAGGAGGCGCTGCACGGGGTCGCCTGGATGGGCCCGGCGACCGTCTTCCCGCAGTCGGTCGGCCTCGGCGCGACCTGGAACGAGGAACTCGTGCACCGCGTCGGCGAGGCTGTGTCCAAGGAGGTCCGGGCGATGCGCGCCCGCGACGACCGCGTCGGCCTCAATGTCTGGGCGCCCACCGTCAACCTGTTGCGCCACCCCCTGTGGGGCCGCAACGAGGAGGGCTACTCGGAGGACCCGAAGCTCACCTCGGCGATCGCCACCGCCTACACCCGCGGCCTGCGCGGCGACCACCCCGTCTACTGGCGCACGGCCCCGGTCCTCAAGCACTGGCTGGCCCACAACAACGAGACGGACCGGGCGACCGCGTCGAGCTCGGTCCGCCCGCGCGTGCTCCACGAGTACGATCTGCGCGCCTTCCGCGAGACGGTCGAGGCGGGTGCGGTGGCCGGGGTGATGCCCGCGTACAACCTGGTCAACGGCCGTCCCAACCATGTTTCGCCGCACCTGGGCGACCAGCTGCGCACCTGGACGGACGAGGACCTGCTGATCTGCTCGGACGCGGGCGCGCCCTCCAACCTGGTCGACTCCGAGCACTACTACGACACCCACGAGGAGGCGACCGCCGCCTCCCTGCTGGCCGGCGTGGACAGCTTCACCGACCACGGCACGGACAGCTCGAAGATCGTCGCCCGCCTCCGGGGCGCGCTGTCCCAGGGCCTGCTGACCGAGGAGGACATCGACAGGGCGGTCCGCCGCCAGCTCTCGGTCCGCTTCCGGCTCGGCGAGTTCGACCCGCGGGACGACCCGTACGCCGACACCTCGGACTTCGACACCCCGGCCCACCGTGCCCTCGCCCAGGAGGCGGCGGAACAGGCGGTCGTCCTGCTGAAGAACGACGCCGGCACGCTCCCACTGGCCCCCGGCACCCGGGTGGCGGTCGTCGGCCTGCTCGCCGACGAGTGCAAGGTCGACTGGTACAGCGGCACCCTCATCCACCGCTCGACACCCTTGGAGGCGCTGTACGACCGCTTCGGCGCCGAGCACGTCGAGTTCGCGGAGGGCGTGGACCGCGTACGGCTTCGGACGTCCGCGGGTACGTTCCTGCACGTGCCGCCCGCCGAGGACGCGCCGGACGTCGCCCGGGGCGCGGAGGGCGCGCTGGACCCGGCCCTCCTCGCGGGTCGCACCGACCTGCCGGCGCTCACGGCCGACGCCGACGGCACCGAGTTCGCGCTGATCGACTGGGGCGAGGGGGTCCTGACGCTGCGGGCGCCCGACGGCCGCTACCTCTCGGTGGCGGAGGACGGCCGCGTACGGGCGTCGGCGGACCAGCCGGGCGGCTGGATCGTCCAGGAGACGTTCCGCCTGGAGCCCCACGGGTCGCCGGGGTCTCAGGGGTCGCACGTGAACCGTCACCTCCTCAGGCACATCGGTACGGGTCGTCACGTCTCCGTCGCCGCCGACGGCGCGAAGGTTGTCGACGAGAACGAAACCCCTCCGGAGATCTTCGAGCTGATCATCGCCGAACGCGGTGAGGAATCGGTGAAGAGCGTGGCCGCCCGGGCGGACGTGGTCGTCGTGGTCGCGGGCAACGACCCGCACATCAACGGCCGCGAGACCGAGGACCGCACGACCCTGCGCCTCCCCGCCCACCAGCAGCGCCTGCTGGACGCCGCCCGGGCCGCGAACCCCCGGACGGTCCTTGCCCTGACCTCGGCGTACCCGTACGCGGTCGACGTCGCGGACATCCCGGCCGCCCTGTGGACCGCGCACGGCGGACAGGCGGCGGGCACGGCACTGGCCCGCGTCCTGGCGGGCGACGTCTCCCCGGCGGGCCGCCTCCCGCAGACCTGGTACGCGGACGACGCCGACCTCCCCGGCCTGCTGGACTACGACATCATCGGCTCCCGGCAGACGTACCTCTACTTCGAGGGCACCCCCCTGTTCCCCTTCGGCCACGGCCTGTCGTACACGTCGTTCGCGTACGCCGACCTGACGGCCGGGACGGCGGACGACGGGACACTGCGGGTGTCGTTCACGGTGACCAACACCGGGGACGTCACGGCGGACGAGGTGGCGCAGCTGTACACGAGGGCGCCGGACTCGCCGGTGACCCGGCCGCGCAGGGAACTGCTGGCCCACCGCCGGATCACCCTGACTCCGGGGGAGTCCGCGACGGTCTCCTTCGAACTCCCGCTCGGCTGCCTGGAGTTCTGGGACGTGGCGATCGGCGCCCGACGCCTCGCACCGGGCCCGTACGAACTCCTGGCGGGCGCGTCGAGCGAGGACATCCGCGCGCGTACGACGGTCCGGCTGGCCGGCACCCTGTCCCTGCCCCGTCCGGTCCGCCAACGGGGCCTCGCGGCAGCCGACTTCGACGAGCAGAGCGGTGCGGAGATCGTCGACCGTACGAAGGTGTCGGGCGACTCGGTGACACCGGCGGGCGCCGGAGAGGCCGAACTGCTCTACCGGGACTGCGACTTCGGGGCGGGCGTCACGGAGGTCACGGTCGAGGTCGCGGGCGAGGGAGTGGTGGAGGTCGTACTGGACGGCGGCGACAAGGCGACCGTCCTGACCCCGGCCGCGACCGCGGGTCCGTACGACTACACGACGGTCCGGGCCGCCCTCACCACCGACGGCGTACGCGACGTCCGCCTCAGGCTGCGCGGCCCGTTGCGGCTGGCGCACGTCGGCTTCTCCGGCTGA
- a CDS encoding PucR family transcriptional regulator — MPPTLASLVHHSALKLTVRAGADRLDVPVRWAHVSELADPVPYMEGGELLLITALKLDAEDPETMRRYVKRLVGAGVVGLGFAVGVNYADIPKAVVEAAEQEGLPLLEVPRRTPFLAISKAVSAAIAADQYRAVTAGFAAQRELTRQALSDGPEGLLAALASQVDGWAALYDASGAVVATAPEWAGRRAARLTADVERLRERPAPASAVVGAGGGADDGERDRVELHSLGTGRRPRAALAVGTAATLGTAERYALHSAIALLTLTTERSRSLQAAEQRIGAAVLRMLLAGEPDHARAVAGGLYGELLDAPYRIVVAESASPPAGATAPEEARAVSRPTAGALVAADTNGDPLGGLTECLESAAARAGEAVLVVPEGERLVVLAVDGGAAVGACEEFAAALEGARAEVRGRAADASVPSAGSSGSSGSPGSSGFSGASGAGGSAGDEDELVVGMSGPAGPIAAAAAYKQAEQALSVARRRGRVLVGHEQLAAGSVVPLLADDAVRAFADGLLRPLYAHDATGRGDLVASLRAWLSRHGQWDAAAADLGVHRHTLRYRMRRVEEILGRSLDDPDVRMELWLALKTTAAVGE; from the coding sequence ATGCCCCCGACGCTCGCCTCGCTCGTCCACCACTCCGCGCTCAAGCTGACCGTGCGGGCGGGCGCGGACCGCCTGGACGTACCCGTGCGCTGGGCACATGTCAGCGAACTGGCCGACCCCGTCCCGTACATGGAGGGCGGGGAACTGCTCCTGATCACCGCGCTCAAGCTGGACGCCGAGGATCCCGAGACCATGCGGCGCTATGTGAAGCGGCTGGTCGGGGCGGGAGTCGTCGGACTCGGCTTCGCCGTAGGGGTCAACTACGCGGACATCCCGAAGGCGGTCGTCGAGGCGGCGGAGCAGGAGGGGCTCCCGCTCCTCGAAGTCCCGCGCCGCACGCCCTTCCTCGCCATCAGCAAGGCGGTGTCGGCAGCCATCGCCGCCGACCAGTACCGGGCGGTGACCGCCGGATTCGCGGCGCAGCGCGAACTGACCCGGCAGGCGCTCAGCGACGGTCCGGAGGGCCTGCTCGCCGCGCTCGCCTCACAGGTCGACGGCTGGGCCGCGCTGTACGACGCCTCGGGCGCCGTCGTCGCCACCGCGCCCGAGTGGGCCGGGCGGCGGGCGGCACGGCTCACGGCCGACGTGGAACGGCTGCGGGAGCGGCCCGCGCCGGCGAGCGCGGTGGTGGGCGCGGGCGGCGGGGCCGACGACGGGGAGCGGGACCGGGTCGAGCTGCACTCCCTCGGCACCGGGCGACGGCCGCGCGCCGCGCTGGCGGTGGGGACGGCCGCCACGCTGGGTACGGCGGAACGGTACGCACTCCACTCGGCCATCGCCCTGCTGACCCTCACCACCGAGCGGTCCCGTTCCCTCCAGGCCGCCGAGCAGCGCATCGGGGCCGCCGTCCTGCGCATGCTGCTGGCCGGCGAACCCGACCACGCGCGCGCCGTCGCCGGGGGCCTGTACGGCGAACTGCTCGACGCGCCGTACCGGATCGTCGTAGCCGAGTCGGCGTCCCCTCCGGCGGGGGCGACGGCGCCGGAGGAGGCGAGGGCGGTGAGCAGGCCCACGGCCGGTGCTCTGGTCGCAGCCGACACCAACGGCGATCCGCTGGGCGGGCTCACCGAGTGCCTGGAGTCGGCCGCCGCGCGGGCCGGGGAGGCGGTGCTGGTGGTGCCCGAGGGGGAACGGCTGGTGGTGCTCGCCGTGGACGGGGGTGCGGCGGTGGGGGCCTGCGAGGAGTTCGCCGCGGCCTTGGAGGGGGCGCGGGCGGAGGTCAGGGGGCGGGCTGCGGACGCCTCGGTTCCGTCAGCAGGTTCTTCCGGTTCCTCTGGTTCCCCTGGTTCTTCCGGTTTCTCCGGTGCCTCCGGTGCCGGTGGTTCCGCCGGTGACGAGGACGAGCTTGTGGTGGGGATGTCCGGGCCGGCCGGGCCCATCGCCGCGGCTGCCGCCTACAAGCAGGCCGAGCAGGCCCTGTCGGTGGCCCGGCGGCGGGGGCGGGTACTGGTCGGGCACGAGCAGCTGGCCGCGGGGTCCGTGGTGCCGTTGCTCGCGGACGACGCGGTGCGGGCGTTCGCGGACGGGTTGCTGCGTCCGCTGTACGCGCACGACGCGACAGGACGGGGCGACCTGGTGGCGTCGTTGCGGGCGTGGCTGTCCCGGCACGGGCAGTGGGACGCGGCTGCGGCGGACCTCGGGGTGCACCGGCATACGCTGCGGTACCGGATGCGGCGGGTCGAGGAGATCCTGGGGCGGTCGCTGGATGATCCGGATGTGCGGATGGAGTTGTGGCTGGCGCTGAAGACGACGGCGGCAGTGGGGGAGTGA
- a CDS encoding ABC transporter permease — protein MSLTAGSRPDGTRSPAAVEEPTAAVAATTATERVPRKARRAGRASKVSKVSKAGRVPWRVRLRRDRALILMTLPVILLLLLFNYIPLLGNVVAFQDYDPYVSSNGVTAIFHSPWVGVEQFSRMFDDPLFWGAAKNTIVLFVLQLVLFFPIPIVLALVINSVIRPRVRAVAQAIMYLPHFFSWVLVVTVFQQIFGGAGIIAQTLEDHGWSGFDLMTNADLFKYLVTAQAVWKDAGWGIIVFLAALAAVSTDLYEAAAMDGAGRWRRMWHVTLPALRPVIALLLVLRVGDALSVGFEQFLLQRDAVGVGVSEVLDTYVWNMGIQNGDFSYAAAVGLVKGAIGVCLVLGANKFAHLLGEQGVYKK, from the coding sequence ATGTCTCTCACGGCCGGGAGCAGGCCCGACGGGACTCGTTCTCCCGCGGCCGTCGAGGAACCGACGGCCGCGGTCGCCGCAACGACGGCGACGGAACGGGTGCCGCGCAAGGCCCGCAGGGCAGGCAGGGCGAGCAAGGTGAGCAAGGTGAGCAAGGCGGGCAGGGTTCCCTGGCGGGTCCGGCTGCGCCGTGACCGCGCGCTCATCCTGATGACGCTGCCCGTCATCCTCCTGCTCCTCCTCTTCAACTACATCCCGCTGCTCGGCAACGTCGTCGCCTTCCAGGACTACGACCCCTACGTCTCCAGCAACGGCGTCACGGCGATCTTCCACAGCCCCTGGGTCGGCGTGGAGCAGTTCTCGCGGATGTTCGACGACCCGCTGTTCTGGGGCGCGGCGAAGAACACCATCGTGCTGTTCGTGCTCCAGCTGGTGCTGTTCTTCCCGATCCCCATCGTGCTCGCGCTGGTCATCAACAGCGTGATCCGGCCCCGGGTGCGGGCCGTGGCACAGGCGATCATGTACCTGCCGCACTTCTTCTCGTGGGTCCTCGTGGTCACCGTCTTCCAGCAGATCTTCGGCGGCGCGGGCATCATCGCCCAGACCCTTGAGGACCACGGGTGGAGCGGGTTCGACCTGATGACCAACGCGGACCTCTTCAAGTACCTGGTCACCGCACAGGCCGTCTGGAAGGACGCCGGCTGGGGGATCATCGTCTTCCTCGCCGCGCTGGCCGCCGTGAGCACCGACCTGTACGAGGCCGCCGCCATGGACGGCGCGGGGCGCTGGCGCCGCATGTGGCACGTGACGCTGCCCGCGCTGCGCCCGGTGATCGCCCTGCTGCTCGTCCTGCGGGTGGGCGACGCGCTGAGCGTCGGATTCGAACAGTTCCTGCTCCAGCGGGACGCGGTCGGCGTGGGGGTCAGCGAGGTCCTCGACACCTACGTGTGGAACATGGGTATCCAGAACGGCGACTTCAGCTATGCCGCCGCGGTCGGTCTGGTCAAGGGAGCCATCGGAGTGTGTCTCGTCCTGGGTGCGAACAAGTTCGCGCACCTGCTCGGTGAGCAGGGGGTGTACAAGAAGTGA
- a CDS encoding extracellular solute-binding protein, with translation MTPNAAAPSTGPSGPSRRSFLASTAVATAAVAGGMPLLAACGGSGGGEREGTTSGKAADKLLPAFVASTVARPDIPSKNGSSAGYTGKVDLAALTASVPDKLGTGATFKIMSPFWGSPPKADCAYYTALDAAAGTKITWQNQDGNTYGQKLGAVLASSSIPDMVVVPGWELVGKIPNAVTAKFMDLGPYLAGDKVKKYPNLAAIPSDAWRRSIFGGALRGIPMPAAAASFIVPYYRKDIFDKKGYSVPKSPDEFLSWAKEATSAKAKVWACGDMSWSAFNFFGVRPSGSLGWNIGSDGKLTYRSEQPEYLEALEWTRKLFDAGVVHPDDKARSGDAGNRFTAGQILAYNMDMSHWYGKTSEQAASNPDFQIEGMDIFGADGGDPTLWAAQPANIWSMIRKGASKTTIENALAAADFAAAPYGTKERMLVDYGVEGTHYTVKDGVPVKNDLGNSEVVNAWVMLSAPAPYYAHPDFPDVARKQVEWQQRMGAFMKKSSTYGMNIVEPTRWANLSSQFEQLEIDYVRGNRKLSDVQAAISTWKSSGGDKLRDWYQQLIDKNGSGN, from the coding sequence ATGACGCCGAATGCCGCTGCCCCCTCCACCGGTCCCTCCGGGCCGAGCCGGAGAAGCTTCCTCGCCTCGACGGCGGTCGCCACCGCAGCGGTGGCGGGCGGGATGCCGCTGCTTGCCGCCTGCGGGGGTTCGGGCGGCGGCGAGCGCGAGGGAACCACATCGGGCAAGGCCGCGGACAAGCTGCTCCCGGCGTTCGTCGCCAGCACGGTGGCCAGGCCGGACATTCCGTCGAAGAACGGTTCGTCCGCCGGCTACACCGGCAAGGTCGACCTCGCGGCCCTCACCGCCTCGGTCCCGGACAAGCTGGGCACCGGCGCCACCTTCAAGATCATGTCCCCGTTCTGGGGCTCCCCGCCGAAGGCCGACTGCGCCTACTACACGGCACTCGACGCCGCGGCGGGCACCAAGATCACCTGGCAGAACCAGGACGGCAACACCTACGGCCAGAAGCTGGGCGCCGTCCTCGCCTCCAGCTCCATCCCCGACATGGTGGTCGTGCCCGGCTGGGAACTGGTCGGCAAGATCCCGAACGCCGTCACCGCGAAGTTCATGGACCTCGGCCCCTACCTGGCGGGCGACAAGGTCAAGAAGTACCCGAACCTGGCCGCGATCCCCTCCGACGCCTGGCGCAGGAGCATCTTCGGCGGCGCGCTGCGCGGCATCCCGATGCCGGCCGCCGCCGCGTCCTTCATCGTGCCCTACTACCGCAAGGACATCTTCGACAAGAAGGGCTACTCCGTACCGAAGTCGCCCGACGAGTTCCTCAGCTGGGCCAAGGAGGCCACCAGCGCCAAGGCCAAGGTGTGGGCCTGCGGTGACATGTCCTGGAGCGCCTTCAACTTCTTCGGTGTCCGCCCCTCCGGGTCGCTCGGCTGGAACATCGGCTCCGACGGCAAGCTGACGTACCGCTCTGAACAGCCCGAGTACCTGGAGGCCCTGGAGTGGACCCGCAAGCTGTTCGACGCGGGTGTGGTCCACCCCGACGACAAGGCGCGCTCCGGTGACGCGGGCAACCGGTTCACCGCGGGACAGATCCTGGCCTACAACATGGACATGTCCCACTGGTACGGGAAGACCTCCGAACAGGCCGCGTCCAACCCGGACTTCCAGATCGAGGGCATGGACATCTTCGGCGCGGACGGCGGCGACCCGACGCTGTGGGCGGCCCAGCCCGCCAACATCTGGTCGATGATCCGCAAGGGCGCCTCGAAGACCACGATCGAGAACGCCCTGGCCGCCGCCGACTTCGCGGCCGCGCCCTACGGCACCAAGGAGCGGATGCTCGTCGACTACGGCGTCGAGGGCACCCACTACACGGTCAAGGACGGCGTCCCGGTCAAGAACGACCTGGGCAACTCCGAGGTGGTCAACGCCTGGGTGATGCTGTCCGCGCCGGCCCCCTACTACGCCCACCCCGACTTCCCCGACGTCGCCCGCAAGCAGGTCGAGTGGCAGCAGCGGATGGGCGCCTTCATGAAGAAGTCGTCCACGTACGGTATGAACATCGTCGAGCCGACCCGCTGGGCGAACCTCTCCAGCCAGTTCGAGCAGCTGGAGATCGACTACGTGCGCGGCAACCGCAAGCTGTCGGACGTACAGGCGGCCATCTCCACCTGGAAGTCCTCCGGCGGCGACAAGCTGCGCGACTGGTACCAGCAGCTCATCGACAAGAACGGCAGCGGCAACTGA
- a CDS encoding aldehyde dehydrogenase family protein gives MTSTPVTHAFWLAGRQATGETTFDVTSPWDGRLVGKVGVPTEDQVEEAVAAAYAVRDEFAATPAHVRAAALDHVSRRLAERTEEIAQLISAENGKPIKWARGEVGRAVSVFRFAAEEARRFNGGEAQRLDTDLGGQGRLALTRRFPKGVVLGIAPFNFPLNLCAHKIAPAIAAGVPIVLKPAPATPLSGLVIGELLAETDLPAGSWSVLPVANDRMPALVQDPRLPVISFTGSEKVGYAIMDSVPRKHCTLELGGNGAAVVLGDYTSDADLDWAATRIATFSNYQGGQSCISVQRVIADASVYDRLLPRIVAAVEAQVTGDPADGATDVGPLVSEDAAKRVEAWVDEAVAAGANLLAGGKRDGASYAPTVLTDVPADATISCEEVFGPVLTVRKVDGEAEAFAAVNDSKYGLQAGVFTHDLQAAFRAHRALEVGGVVIGDVPSYRADQMPYGGVKQSGVGREGVRFAMDDYTYERVLVLTGLAL, from the coding sequence ATGACCTCCACGCCCGTCACCCACGCCTTCTGGCTCGCCGGCCGCCAGGCCACCGGCGAGACCACCTTCGATGTCACCTCCCCCTGGGACGGACGCCTCGTCGGCAAGGTCGGCGTGCCGACCGAGGACCAGGTCGAGGAGGCCGTCGCCGCCGCGTACGCCGTCCGCGACGAGTTCGCCGCCACCCCCGCCCATGTCCGCGCCGCCGCCCTCGACCACGTCAGCCGGCGTCTCGCCGAGCGCACGGAGGAGATCGCCCAGCTCATCTCCGCCGAGAACGGCAAGCCGATCAAGTGGGCCCGCGGCGAAGTCGGCCGAGCCGTCTCCGTGTTCCGGTTCGCCGCCGAGGAGGCCCGGCGCTTCAACGGCGGCGAGGCACAGCGCCTCGACACCGACCTCGGTGGTCAGGGCCGCCTCGCCCTCACCCGGCGCTTCCCCAAGGGCGTCGTCCTCGGCATCGCGCCCTTCAACTTCCCCCTCAACCTCTGCGCCCACAAGATCGCCCCGGCGATCGCGGCGGGCGTCCCCATCGTCCTGAAGCCGGCCCCGGCCACGCCCCTCTCCGGCCTGGTCATCGGCGAACTCCTCGCCGAGACCGACCTGCCCGCCGGTTCCTGGAGCGTCCTCCCGGTCGCCAACGACCGCATGCCCGCCCTCGTGCAGGACCCGCGACTGCCGGTGATCTCGTTCACCGGGTCGGAGAAGGTCGGCTACGCGATCATGGACTCCGTGCCGCGCAAGCACTGCACCCTCGAACTCGGCGGCAACGGCGCGGCGGTCGTCCTCGGCGACTACACCTCCGACGCCGACCTCGACTGGGCGGCGACCCGTATCGCCACGTTCTCCAACTACCAGGGCGGCCAGTCCTGCATCTCCGTGCAGCGGGTCATCGCGGACGCCTCCGTGTACGACCGGCTGCTGCCCCGCATCGTCGCCGCCGTCGAGGCCCAGGTCACGGGCGACCCGGCCGATGGTGCCACCGACGTGGGGCCGCTGGTCAGCGAGGACGCCGCCAAGCGGGTCGAGGCGTGGGTCGACGAGGCCGTGGCGGCCGGCGCGAACCTCCTCGCCGGCGGCAAGCGCGACGGTGCCTCCTACGCGCCGACGGTCCTGACCGACGTACCCGCCGATGCCACGATCTCCTGCGAGGAGGTCTTCGGGCCGGTCCTCACCGTGCGGAAGGTGGACGGCGAGGCCGAGGCATTCGCCGCCGTGAACGACTCCAAGTACGGCCTCCAGGCAGGGGTGTTCACCCACGACCTGCAGGCCGCCTTCCGGGCGCACCGGGCCCTGGAGGTCGGCGGTGTCGTCATCGGTGACGTGCCTTCCTACCGCGCCGACCAGATGCCGTACGGCGGCGTCAAGCAGTCCGGTGTCGGCCGCGAGGGCGTCAGGTTCGCGATGGACGACTACACGTACGAGCGCGTTCTCGTACTGACGGGCCTTGCCCTCTAG